One window from the genome of Spirochaetota bacterium encodes:
- the zapE gene encoding AFG1/ZapE family ATPase — MKKETALNVNAKRKYCSFCDYTGIVRNPYYQEMGEVPLSPCPKCLLWECSCGGESPYYYYNNDTILECCCREIRMKIDRINDTYSRSGIDRKYRWRFITNYESTNKTTEEAKSAAYDIISKFPNITKGLYLWGGLGTGKTLLSAIILTELITRHALEGRLIKISRTFFNRLRSTFVEGSSSYGEATKIEKELAEIDILVIDDFGVQRDSVWEQETLYNLVDARYEAERFTIFTSNNDPNKHLKDTADGRILSRIKEMCRVLEISGQDYREKL, encoded by the coding sequence ATGAAAAAAGAAACTGCGCTAAATGTTAATGCCAAGAGAAAGTACTGCTCCTTTTGTGATTACACTGGTATTGTAAGAAATCCATATTATCAGGAGATGGGAGAGGTGCCATTATCCCCATGCCCCAAATGCCTGCTTTGGGAGTGTAGTTGTGGTGGGGAATCTCCCTATTACTATTATAATAATGATACAATTCTGGAATGCTGTTGTAGGGAGATAAGAATGAAGATTGATAGAATCAATGATACCTATTCCAGATCCGGTATTGATCGAAAGTATCGATGGAGATTCATCACAAACTATGAATCCACAAACAAGACAACAGAGGAGGCAAAATCCGCTGCATATGACATTATCAGCAAGTTCCCGAATATAACGAAAGGTTTGTATTTATGGGGTGGTCTTGGGACAGGAAAAACCCTGTTATCAGCGATAATATTAACAGAATTGATTACAAGACATGCTCTTGAGGGGAGACTTATTAAGATATCCAGGACCTTTTTTAATAGATTGAGATCAACCTTTGTGGAAGGCTCTTCTTCTTATGGAGAGGCTACTAAAATTGAGAAGGAGTTAGCGGAGATTGATATTCTTGTAATTGACGATTTTGGAGTACAGCGCGATTCAGTCTGGGAACAGGAGACTCTGTACAATCTTGTAGATGCCAGATATGAGGCCGAAAGGTTTACTATCTTTACCTCTAACAATGATCCCAATAAGCATTTGAAGGATACAGCGGATGGACGAATCCTTTCTCGCATCAAAGAGATGTGTCGAGTATTAGAGATATCCGGTCAGGATTATAGGGAAAAATTATAG
- a CDS encoding rhodanese-like domain-containing protein: MIEVKELKKAIKESTYIVIISVIIGFAVNLLHPNGFILISKEEYNNKRIVLISSEEAQIKHTGSTGIFIDSRSKEEYYDAHINGAIHIPAEPESTSMQKIKANLSILKQQKEPVIYCSGTSCGTSEILAKRLMQMGFSRHIYIIKHGFPEWRSEGYPVEYDTTEEIIRYDHDKK; encoded by the coding sequence ATGATTGAGGTTAAAGAACTAAAAAAAGCAATAAAGGAATCCACTTACATCGTTATTATTTCTGTTATAATTGGATTTGCAGTTAATCTGCTTCATCCCAACGGATTTATCCTCATTAGCAAGGAGGAATATAACAATAAAAGGATTGTTTTAATTTCGAGCGAGGAAGCACAGATAAAACATACTGGATCCACGGGTATATTCATTGATTCAAGGTCTAAGGAGGAGTACTATGATGCCCATATCAATGGGGCTATACATATACCTGCAGAACCAGAATCGACTTCCATGCAAAAAATCAAAGCAAACCTTTCCATTCTGAAACAACAGAAGGAACCAGTTATATATTGCTCCGGCACTTCATGCGGAACTTCAGAGATTCTTGCTAAAAGGCTTATGCAGATGGGATTTTCAAGGCACATCTATATTATTAAACATGGATTTCCAGAATGGAGATCAGAAGGTTATCCTGTTGAATACGATACAACAGAAGAGATAATAAGGTATGACCATGATAAGAAATAA
- the zupT gene encoding zinc transporter ZupT — translation MESQGVLLAFGLTLFAGLSTGIGSVMSLFSKEFNPKLLALSLGFSAGVMIYVSFVEIYAKAIDILKPLYGNKTGYWYGCIAFFVGIAVIAIIDKLIPSSENPHEIKNINKMNALSPDKDNKLLRMGLFSALAIAIHNFPEGLATFMSALSDPALGISIAGAIAIHNIPEGIAVSVPIYYASKSRRKAFWLSFMSGLAEPVGAIVGYFVLRSIFNEVTFGVVFAGVAGIMVYISLDELLPTAEEYGEHHIAIGGLITGMLIMAISLLLFV, via the coding sequence ATGGAATCACAAGGTGTTCTACTAGCATTTGGATTAACACTCTTTGCTGGATTATCTACAGGTATCGGCAGTGTAATGTCATTATTTTCAAAGGAATTTAATCCAAAATTATTAGCTTTGTCGCTTGGATTTTCTGCAGGAGTAATGATTTATGTGTCATTTGTTGAGATTTATGCTAAGGCAATTGATATTTTGAAACCATTATATGGGAATAAAACAGGATATTGGTATGGTTGCATAGCATTTTTTGTCGGAATTGCTGTTATTGCCATTATTGATAAACTTATCCCATCATCTGAAAATCCTCATGAGATTAAAAATATTAATAAAATGAATGCATTATCACCTGATAAGGATAATAAGCTGCTTCGAATGGGATTATTTTCGGCATTGGCGATTGCGATTCATAATTTTCCTGAGGGATTGGCTACATTTATGAGTGCATTGTCAGACCCGGCCTTAGGGATAAGTATTGCAGGTGCAATAGCTATTCATAATATTCCGGAAGGAATAGCAGTATCAGTTCCAATATACTATGCTTCAAAGAGCAGGAGAAAGGCTTTTTGGTTGTCTTTTATGTCAGGACTAGCTGAGCCAGTGGGGGCTATTGTCGGGTATTTTGTATTAAGAAGTATTTTTAATGAAGTAACCTTTGGAGTAGTTTTTGCGGGTGTTGCTGGAATTATGGTATACATCTCCCTTGATGAACTTTTGCCAACTGCTGAAGAATATGGAGAACATCATATCGCTATAGGTGGATTGATTACAGGTATGCTTATTATGGCTATAAGTTTATTGTTATTTGTATAA
- a CDS encoding MauE/DoxX family redox-associated membrane protein, with translation MTMIRNKLNDLFYGNRLTAILRIIMGALFVYSAFYKVLEPNAFVRVIIRYNIIPEMVTPYVAIILPFIELILGFLLLIGLRVRASSLTLIFLMILFIFAITLNVIRGESFDCGCFEFTRFGFKETIGISIIIRDVIILLILLLLFNVKRHYLSLDSIIERENLSYID, from the coding sequence ATGACCATGATAAGAAATAAACTGAATGATCTATTCTATGGCAATAGGCTGACAGCAATATTGAGAATAATAATGGGGGCTCTCTTTGTATATTCCGCCTTCTATAAGGTTCTTGAACCAAACGCTTTTGTAAGGGTGATTATTAGGTATAATATTATACCTGAGATGGTTACACCCTATGTAGCCATAATCCTCCCATTTATAGAACTAATCCTCGGTTTCCTTCTTCTTATAGGCCTCAGGGTAAGGGCATCATCCTTAACATTAATATTTCTTATGATATTATTTATCTTTGCAATAACACTAAATGTAATCAGGGGAGAATCCTTTGATTGCGGTTGCTTCGAATTCACCAGATTTGGATTTAAAGAAACAATCGGGATATCTATAATAATCAGGGATGTTATTATTCTATTAATACTGCTTTTATTATTCAATGTTAAAAGACATTATCTCTCCCTTGATTCAATTATTGAGAGAGAAAATCTGAGTTATATAGATTAG
- the folK gene encoding 2-amino-4-hydroxy-6-hydroxymethyldihydropteridine diphosphokinase, with the protein MALVYIGLGSNVGNRSLNLENSIYELIQYSSIKLIRMSSVEETRPVDFLDQPMFLNQVIGIETDIEPFELLEILKGIELKLGRTKTLPKGPRIIDMDILLYDDVILKTEVLKIPHPQIKSRGFIMKHLLELDSNIVDPVTKISYRDCYTDIRDRS; encoded by the coding sequence ATGGCTCTTGTTTACATAGGCCTTGGATCCAATGTCGGCAATAGATCACTTAATCTTGAGAATTCAATATATGAGCTTATTCAATATTCTTCTATTAAGCTAATAAGAATGAGTTCTGTAGAGGAGACGAGGCCAGTTGATTTTTTAGATCAACCAATGTTCTTGAATCAGGTTATTGGAATCGAAACGGATATTGAACCCTTTGAGTTATTGGAAATATTAAAAGGAATCGAATTAAAATTAGGAAGAACTAAAACCCTTCCTAAGGGGCCTAGAATTATTGATATGGATATCCTATTATATGATGATGTGATACTCAAAACAGAAGTATTGAAGATACCTCATCCTCAGATCAAAAGTAGGGGCTTTATTATGAAGCATCTCTTAGAGCTTGATTCGAATATTGTAGATCCTGTTACAAAAATCAGCTATAGGGATTGCTATACAGATATAAGGGATAGGAGTTAG